From Daucus carota subsp. sativus chromosome 6, DH1 v3.0, whole genome shotgun sequence, the proteins below share one genomic window:
- the LOC108225098 gene encoding two-component response regulator ARR9 has product MGMATTKSEFHVLAVDDSIIDRKLIERLLKTASYQVTTVDSGSKALEFLGFCQDVESNSNEPSISPNNQQEVEVNLIITDYCMPEMTGYDLLKKIKESSSFRDIPVVIMSSENVPSRISRCLEEGAEEFFLKPVRLADVNKLKPHMMKTKNRDCQKAEQEEVSSQEKIVPPEVQSSEPPQPDDSNNTKRKSTEVEEEVSQDRTRRRYNGLTVI; this is encoded by the exons ATGGGCATGGCCACTACCAAGTCTGAGTTTCATGTTTTGGCTGTTGATGATAGCATCATAGATAGGAAACTCATTGAGAGGCTTCTCAAAACTGCTTCATATCAAG TTACAACAGTTGATTCTGGGAGCAAAGCTCTGGAGTTTCTGGGTTTTTGTCAAGATGTGGAAAGCAACTCAAATGAACCTTCTATCTCCCCGAATAATCAGCAG GAGGTGGAAGTGAACCTAATAATTACAGACTACTGTATGCCAGAGATGACAGGCTATGATTTGCTGAAGAAAATTAAG GAATCTTCATCTTTCAGAGACATACCAGTAGTGATCATGTCATCTGAAAATGTTCCTTCAAGAATCAGCAG ATGTTTGGAAGAAGGCGCTGAAGAATTTTTTCTTAAACCAGTAAGATTAGCCGATGTGAATAAGCTAAAACCCCATATGATGAAAACCAAAAACAGAGACTGTCAAAAGGCAGAACAGGAGGAAGTATCATCACAGGAGAAAATAGTCCCGCCAGAGGTTCAGTCTTCAGAACCACCTCAGCCAGATGACAGCAATAACACGAAGAGAAAGTCTACTGAAGTGGAAGAAGAAGTTTCACAGGACAGAACCCGGCGGAGATACAATGGGCTCACAGTAATTTGA
- the LOC108226889 gene encoding flotillin-like protein 3: protein MYRVARASEYLVITGAGITDIKIAKKAWIFPGQSCTVFDVSPVNYTFEVQAMSAEKLPFVLPAVFTIGPRLDDDESLFLYAKLISPHDKLSHHVKELVQGIIEGETRVLAASMTMEEVFRGTKEFKQEVFSKVQLELNQFGLLIYNANVKQLVDVPGHEYFSYLGQKTQMEAANQAKVDVAEARMKGEVGSKLREGQTLQNAAKIDAETRIIATQRQGQGRKEEIKVKTEVKVFENEREAEVAQANSELAKRKAGWAKEAQVAEVEAEKAVALREAELQKEVEILNALTQTEKLKAEFLSKASVEYETKVQEANWELYKKQKEAEAILYQKEEEAEAQKAIADATFYARQQVADGELYAKRKEAEGLMALAQAQGTYISTLLKAVGGHYGALRDYLMINGGMYQEIAKINSEAVRGLQPKISIWSNGENSGDGNGMKEIAGVYKMLPPLFKTVHEQTGMLPPAWMGTLSNDS from the exons ATGTATAGAGTTGCGAGAGCTTCAGAGTACCTGGTAATCACTGGCGCCGGGATCACTGACATAAAAATAGCGAAAAAAGCATGGATTTTCCCGGGACAATCCTGCACCGTCTTCGATGTCTCTCCAGTGAACTATACCTTCGAAGTTCAAGCCATGAGCGCTGAAAAACTGCCCTTTGTCCTCCCTGCTGTATTCACCATAGGCCCGCGCCTCGATGATGATGAGAGCCTTTTTTTGTATGCCAAGCTTATTTCTCCCCATGACAAGCTCTCGCACCATGTGAAAGAGCTTGTGCAAGGCATAATTGAAGGAGAAACTcgtgtccttgcagcttcaatgaCAATGGAAGAGGTTTTTAGAGGTACTAAAGAGTTTAAACAGGAGGTTTTCTCGAAAGTACAGCTTGAACTCAATCAGTTTGGACTATTAATCTACAATGCAAATGTCAAACAATTGGTTGATGTTCCCGGACACGAGTATTTTTCATACTTGGGACAGAAAACGCAGATGGAGGCGGCGAATCAGGCCAAAGTTGATGTGGCAGAGGCGCGGATGAAAGGAGAGGTTGGATCAAAGTTGCGAGAAGGACAGACGCTTCAAAATGCAGCCAAGATTGATGCAGAGACGAGGATTATAGCGACGCAGAGGCAAGGGCAGGGGAGGAAGGAGGAGATAAAAGTGAAGACTGAAGTGAAAGTGTTTGAGAATGAGAGGGAGGCCGAGGTGGCACAGGCGAATTCTGAGCTGGCAAAGCGAAAGGCGGGGTGGGCAAAAGAGGCGCAGGTTGCTGAGGTTGAAGCAGAGAAGGCCGTGGCGCTGAGGGAGGCGGAGTTGCAGAAGGAGGTGGAGATATTGAATGCATTGACTCAGACGGAGAAGCTGAAGGCTGAGTTCTTGAGCAAGGCCAGTGTGGAGTACGAAACCAAG GTACAAGAAGCAAATTGGGAGCTGTACAAGAAACAAAAGGAGGCAGAAGCTATTCTATACCAAAAGgaagaagaagcagaagctcAAAAAGCCATAGCTGATGCCACATTTTATGCACGGCAACAAGTAGCCGATGGGGAATTATATGCAAAGCGAAAGGAAGCCGAAGGACTAATGGCACTGGCACAAGCACAAGGCACATATATCAGCACCCTGTTGAAGGCAGTGGGAGGTCATTACGGTGCACTAAgagattacttgatgattaACGGAGGAATGTATCAAGAAATCGCGAAGATTAATAGCGAGGCTGTGAGAGGATTGCAGCCGAAGATTAGCATCTGGTCTAATGGAGAAAACAGTGGTGACGGAAATGGTATGAAAGAGATTGCAGGAGTTTATAAAATGTTGCCACCTTTGTTTAAGACAGTGCATGAACAAACGGGCATGTTGCCACCAGCATGGATGGGCACTCTGAGTAACGACTCTTGA